The Theileria annulata chromosome 3, complete sequence, *** SEQUENCING IN PROGRESS *** genome has a segment encoding these proteins:
- a CDS encoding nicotinate-nucleotide adenylyltransferase-like protein, putative (Signal peptide predicted for TA18745 by SignalP 2.0 HMM (Signal peptide probability 0.833, signal anchor probability 0.000) with cleavage site probability 0.337 between residues 19 and 20) yields MSAMTNVLLFCGAFDPITTGHMIMLDLCIKTNFFSEIRIMPSGKRTDKQYKVTDEHRTEMCKIAIDLFKKEYSNVNISISDYELNLTKNVDTYFTMKHFNETETDKNFYFFMGSDILPQMFDWLVSVHYILTYTYVIIVPYSDELIKIAHFLIAYREDFKIKQEDLDKLQSYKLLDKLLEDQNQQTQTSSASSTEARNNLKNGHVIHNLTILSSYILNLVM; encoded by the exons ATGAGCGCAATGACCAATGTGCTGTTGTTTTGTGGAGCTTTTGATCCCATCACAACTGGTCACATGATAATGCTTGATTTGTGCATCAAAACTAACTTTTTTTCCGAGATCAGGATAATGCCCAGTGGGAAAAGGACTGATAAACAGTATAAGGTTACAGATGAACATAGAAcagaaatgtgtaaaatcGCAATTGATCTATTCAAAAAAGAATATTCCAACGTTAACATTAGCATCTCAGACTATGAACTCAACTTAACTAAAAATGTTGATACTTATTTCACTATGaaacattttaatgaaaCAGAAACTGacaaaaatttttattttttcatgGGCTCCGATATTTTGCCACAGATGTTTGACTGGTTAGTTTCAGTTCACTACATACTAACATATACTTATGTTATCATAGT GCCATACTCtgatgaattaattaaaatcgCACATTTCTTAATAGCATACCGTGAAGATTTTAAGATTAAACAAGAAGATTTGGATAAGCTTCAAAGTTATAAGTTGTTGGACAAATTGTTGGAGGATCAAAACCAGCAAACTCAAACATCATCAGCTTCATCAACCGAAGCCAGAAATAATCTTAAAAATGGACATGTAATACACAATCTTACCATCCTAtctagttatatacttaacCTAGTTATGTAA
- a CDS encoding ribose 5-phosphate epimerase, putative gives MSGTNQLSLMKLVAEKAVDTYVKSNSIIALGTGRTSTFSLERLAERIKTKAITNVFGIPTSQSTHLKAEELEIPLLTLDDLISTGRKINIAIDGADSVDSNLNLIKGGGGALFTEFMVEQFSDQLIIMIDESKLCNGHLLESHYLPIEIVKGCHLTTCNQIYSKFKSQIVNWNVRKNSDGSLFLTDNGNLIIIQLFVLINLMCKLIYHQIHGVVCSGLFLNMATKCLVAKSDNTIVTLER, from the exons ATGAGTGGGACTAATCAGCTTAGTCTAATGAAATTAGTG gcTGAAAAGGCCGTCGATACTTATGTTAAAAGTAATTCAATCATCGCACTGGGAACTGGAAGGACCAGCACGTTTTCCCTTGAAAGACTAGCTGAACGTATTAAAACAAAGGCAATAACTAACGTTTTTGGTATTCCAACGAGTCAAAGTACTCATCTTAAA GCCGAGGAACTTGAAATACCTTTGTTAACTTTGGATGATTTGATTTCTACTGGACGTAAAATAAACATTGCAATTGATGGAGCAGATTCCGTTGACTCGAATTTGAACCTTATCAAAGGAGGTGGTGGAGCTTTATTCACAGAATTCATGGTTGAACAATTTTCAGATCAACTCATCATT atGATAGATGAGTCAAAATTGTGTAATGGGCACTTGTTAGAATCACATTATTTGCCAATTGAAATAGTCAAAGGCTGTCATTTAACCACCTGCAaccaaatttattcaaagTTTAAATCTCAAATCGTTAATTGGAACGTAAGGAAAAATTCAGATGGGTCACTCTTCTTAACTGATAATGGCAAT cttataattattcaattatttgtactaattaatttaatgtgtaaattaatttatcatcaGATACATGGAGTAGTTTGTTCAGGGCTCTTTTTAAATATGGCCACCAAATGCCTTGTAGCAAAATCCGATAACACCATCGTAACACTTGAACgctaa
- a CDS encoding calcyclin binding protein-like, putative, whose product MEYVKDKELYDYKPPDTDLEEWRGLLNIATRPSVRTQIEHLISNLESTLNTSNNANNTSKVVYNTVTSFSWDQTQRNVTVLVPVSEEPKDVNVDVKPDSLDIKFVSGSKHYQLKLKNLFSKINTTSSWKWKSGYLQVKLEKENHVNWSSLTSSSDKEKKLLPQKTDESNPQAMLMDMMKNLYDQGDDEMKRTIAKAWVNV is encoded by the exons ATGGAATATGTTAAGGATAAGGAGTTATATGATTACAAACCACCCGATA CTGATTTGGAAGAGTGGCGAGGTCTTTTAAACATCGCCACTAGACCTTCCGTGCGAACACAGATTGAACACCTTATTAGCAATTTG gAATCCACTTTGAATACTTCCAATAATGCTAATAACACTTCAAaa GTAGTATACAACACGGTAACATCATTTTCATGGGATCAAACTCAAAGAAATGTAAC AGTCTTAGTTCCGGTTTCCGAAGAGCCAAAGGACGTTAACGTTGATGTTAAACCAGACTCACTGGACATTAAA TTTGTTTCCGGATCAAAACACTACCAACTCAAGCTTAAGAACcttttttccaaaattaACACCACCA GTAGTTGGAAATGGAAAAGTGGTTATTTACAGGTCAAGCTTGAAAAG GAAAACCACGTTAATTGGTCATCATTAACTTCAAGCTCTGATAAG GAGAAGAAACTACTGCCGCAGAAAACCGATGAATCAAATCCACAAGCTATGCTCATGGACATGATGAAAAATCTTTACGATCAA GGTGATGATGAAATGAAAAGAACAATTGCAAAAGCATGGGTAAATGTGTAg